Genomic DNA from Porites lutea chromosome 4, jaPorLute2.1, whole genome shotgun sequence:
TGGTATTACCCAGAGTtaatgtaaaaaacaaatatacACCATCTAGGTTTGGGTCTGTAGTGCGTAATTTTCGTGATAcctttttggttgtttttcCTAGACAAATGGAATGCTGTATTATTAGGGAGAAAAACATGGGAATCTCTTGGAGCTTCTAACCAACCCCTCACTGGCAGACTAAACATTGTCATCAGTAAGTCATTAAAGTAAGTAAACTGTTATCCAATCTATCACTTACTCTATTTGTTCATACATTCATTTATCAGGGCTCTCAACAAGGACCAGAATCTCCCTAAGGTACAAGGAACGTGACCCTGGCTACTTTTGGAGGGATATACAACAAAgaagaaccaaaagaaatctcTAGTTGTTTGATTCCCAGCCTAGTTGTTGTATTTACTCGGctacttgaaatcttagtgacagccctgaattATAACCAGTATTTAACGCTATTTTGATGAatgaaaaagttaatttaatcACCAACGGTAGAGCATGTAACTATTCAGTAACTGATAACCTAATAACAGTCAGAAATCTCAGTCCGTATTATATtttttagactttcaaaaaattaTAGATTGGACTAGTTTACTGATAGTATACGTTGTGCCTTAGtgcgaaattaattttttatccccTTGTTAATTATGAATTTTTAATCCAAATTTACAAGGTAAAATTATAGTTCTGACCATGCTCTTAACTCGCACATCATCTCATTATTTTCTGTCCTTGTTTGTCAGAAGTCCTCCATCTGGTGCTCATTATGTTTGTGACAGTGTTTTGTCGGCAGTTCAAATGCTGTCTGCGCCTCCTTTCACCAGCACGGTAGAAAAAATACTTGTTCTTGGTGGAACTGATGTGTATAAGGTAAACAGTTGTACTGCATGTTCATGTGATTCGATATACACTGTACCACTGCGTTTAGGGAGTGTTTATAATTGAGCTATTTATTAGCCTTCATAACAGGCGCCCGCGTTTTTCGGGAGAACAAAGCAAGAAGCAGGCGTGGAGCGTGAGACACACGCGACAGGGGAAGGCGCGGAAAAAATAACTTACTTTTATGCGCCTTCCCCCTTTGCGCGCGTCTCCCGCTCCTCGCTTGCTTCGCGTTTGCATTCGTTCGTTCTGACGGGTAGCTACTTACAGACAAACCTTCGCATCGATTGACACTCAATGTATGTACATTTGCATCTTACAAACCACTAGCAACCACTCATTTCAAAAAGCTGGCTCACTAACTTACAACAAACGGTGCTTACAAACGTTACAAACGTCTTATTGACAAGCTGAAGCAAAACCGACAATGGTAGAATGACTGTACAACCCACTTTATTATGACTAACAATAACGACAGTATTACTATGACAAAAGACGAATCGAAGTTCACGGCTACTTATATcgagagtcttcatagccaataacatacGGCTTAACTGAGAGACGACCAATAATATCGCGACTTGATATTGACTTAGGTCAATAAACAGCTTTAAATACCATCAACcgatgtgatacaactcactttgagtCTAAAGATgcctaccgcacaggttgtcgaaaatATGTAAGAAAATGTCAAcagcagtcctattcaggactacatctacccggacgatcatatcCAACCTATTTATGACCTACTGTGTCTTATACTTTATTGTTCAATGGCAGCCGCACCTTGCGAGCAGAGTTTCCTTTTGCCTGTTTCTTTATTAAGTGTGGAAGCCCTCTCTTTGTGGAGATTGCgcttaaattaattaatttttcggCAAATCACTGTAACTGTTGATGAAAAACAGTAAACTTGAACATTGCGTTTTAGTGTTTCCTGGCACTGCATTTGCCACCAAAGTATTACCTAAACAGACTTCTTCAAAACTACGTTCGGTCTGTTACCACAAATGAAGGTTAACCCGTCGctcctgaatttcatccgattacttcgagtcgttttctcctctcagcaacgtctgaatcgaccggccgttaatgccgtccagtgacgtcactactacccgaaaaccgggtagtgattttgattggttgattgtctaaacattcgcataattatgcatagttatgagaaattttagcgggattgtcgtttgatattcagcggatcacATCCCTGTTATGCTTTCGtggagttcaaacatttcgataatctttatcgtaaacagcaaaattgccctcgTCTTCGAATTgcactgaaatgctaaattgaactgcgaatgaagaatcattgcggagagtcggtagatttttcatttagagccgctttgcggtttcggcagtgattttgtttatgcgaAGTTTCTGAGGCCAATGTTGTAATTCGACCTTCTAGCTATTTACAccatcaagtgtaatgattctgttagcttttctttcttgtttccttgtttgcttttttcttagttgaactaagtgttccgtgtctgtatttatttcattgcgtgattgcgaccgagtttgattatggaattacaaccggttcagaTTACTGTATGCAGTtaatagtttgaacgttaaacaagAACTACCATCGAAAAAagtaaagcaattctgtatcataCCTGATGCAGACaattccaaacgatatttcttggttttccacttgaaaatcgtgttttttaactttttgcatggattaaagcaaaggagtagtgacgtcactggacgacATTAACGGCCGGTttattcagacgttactgagggagtaataacgactcgaagtaataggatgaaattcaggctacgtCGCTCCTAGacttttccagaaaaaaaatcaagcgcCCTTTAAAGTTTCAGCCTCTTTCTGATTATATACGTATGCTTCGTACCTGGTCCAAAAATACAACTTTTATAGTTTTGTATACAGTGGGGTGTCGGTATATTTTACAAAAGGTTATTTGTATCAAATTGCATTGTTTTTTATTCTTCAGGAAGCAATCGAATCACCCTTCTGTCACCGAATATATTTAACTCGTATTAATCAAGAATTTGAAGCAGATGCATTCTTTCCCATGT
This window encodes:
- the LOC140932887 gene encoding dihydrofolate reductase-like codes for the protein MTSKNLRWVSCVAAMSTNRGIGNKGSLPWPPLRTDLRFLEKITTEVKDKDKWNAVLLGRKTWESLGASNQPLTGRLNIVISKSLKSPPSGAHYVCDSVLSAVQMLSAPPFTSTVEKILVLGGTDVYKEAIESPFCHRIYLTRINQEFEADAFFPMFDENVYKLISNPSEVPQGVFEENQVQYKFCVYEKQC